From one Suricata suricatta isolate VVHF042 chromosome 8, meerkat_22Aug2017_6uvM2_HiC, whole genome shotgun sequence genomic stretch:
- the CDCP2 gene encoding CUB domain-containing protein 2: protein MLAELGSWLLLAVALLGPGPRAQAMKGVKCGGVLSAPSGNFSSPNFPRLYPYNTECSWLIVVAEGSSVLLTFHAFDLEYHDTCGFDYLEVYNGASGDRGNLLGRFCGQVPPPPFTSSWHVMSIVFHSDKHVASRGFSAGYQKDVCGGVLTGLSGVLSSPEYPDNYPNNVECRWVIRAAGPATVKLVFVDFQMEGSEGCTYDYVAVLGGPGPVRGHHYCGSTRPPALVSLGHELQVVFKSDFNIGGRGFKAYYFSGECQEVYMAMRGNFSSPQYPSSYPNNIHCHWTIRLPPGYRVKVFFLDLDLEGPSSLTRTCDFDHLAAFDGASEEAPLLGNWCGHHLPAPVTSSHNQLLLLLHTDRSTTRRGFSVAYIGVVPMNVSCSRTDFQILISAQALAPLERTKVYLGSRSCAAQEAGSTFRIQARFDTCGTESQRRNNTSVIVSVLYIDFSTGEQEDIHEYEVRCEPRRKEASVHLLSGSDWLGPYAATAEHLQEAPPRDEEETLEGPVAMVTQDASDIVFLGLCILAGILMVIAIVVLMLL from the exons atgctggcagagctggggtccTGGCTGCTGCTGGCCGTGGCTCTGCTcggcccaggccccagggcccaaGCCATGAAAG GTGTCAAATGTGGGGGTGTGCTCTCAGCACCTTCCGGAAACTTCTCCAGCCCCAACTTCCCCAGGCTGTACCCCTACAACACAGAGTGCAGCTGGCTGATCGTGGTAGCCGAGGGCTCCTCGGTGCTACTCACCTTCCATGCCTTTGACTTGGAGTACCATGACACCTGCGGCTTTGACTACCTGGAGGTCTACAATGGGGCCTCGGGAGACAGGGGCAACCTGCTGGGGAGGTTCTGCGGCCAGGTGCCCCCGCCGCCCTTCACCTCCTCCTGGCACGTCATGTCCATCGTCTTCCACTCAGACAAGCATGTGGCCAGCCGTGGCTTTTCTGCTGGCTACCAGAAAG ATGTGTGTGGTGGCGTCCTGACGGGCCTTTCGGGGGTCCTCAGCAGCCCTGAGTACCCTGACAACTACCCGAACAACGTGGAGTGCCGCTGGGTGATCCGGGCCGCCGGCCCCGCCACCGTCAAGCTGGTGTTTGTGGACTTCCAGATGGAGGGCAGTGAGGGGTGCACCTATGACTACGTGGCCGTCCTTGGGGGGCCCGGCCCTGTCCGCGGGCATCACTACTGTGGCAGCACCCGGCCCCCCGCCCTCGTGTCGCTGGGCCATGAGCTGCAGGTGGTCTTCAAGTCTGACTTTAACATTGGAGGCCGGGGCTTCAAGGCCTACTACTTCTCAG GGGAGTGCCAGGAGGTGTACATGGCCATGCGGGGCAACTTCTCTAGTCCGCAGTACCCCAGCTCCTACCCCAACAACATCCATTGCCACTGGACCATCCGCCTGCCTCCTGGCTACCGGGTCAAGGTGTTCTTCCTGGACCTGGATCTGGAGGGTCCCAGCAGCCTGACCAGGACCTGTGACTTCGACCACCTGGCGGCCTTCGACGGGGCCAGCGAGGAGGCGCCCCTGCTGGGGAACTGGTGTGGCCACCACCTGCCAGCACCAGTCACCTCAAGCCACAACcagcttctgcttctgctgcaCACGGACCGAAGCACCACCCGAAGGGGCTTCTCTGTGGCCTACATTGGAG TTGTGCCCATGAACGTGAGCTGCTCCCGCACGGACTTCCAGATCCTGATCTCCGCACAGGCACTGGCACCGCTGGAGCGGACCAAGGTCTACCTGGGCAGCCGGAGCTGCGCCGCCCAGGAAGCCGGGAGCACCTTCCGGATCCAGGCCCGTTTTGACACCTGCGGCACCGAGTCTCAG AGGAGGAACAACACCTCAGTGATCGTCAGCGTGCTGTACATCGACTTCTCGACCGGTGAGCAGGAGGACATCCATGAGTACGAGGTCCGCTGTGAGCCCCGGCGCAAAGAGGCGTCTGTCCACCTGCTGTCCGGCTCCGACTGGCTTGGGCCCTATGCTGCCACAGCCGAGCATCTTCAGGAAGCCCCACCCAGGGATGAAGAGGAGACCCTGGAGGGCCCGGTGGCCATGGTGACCCAAGACGCCAGTGACATTGTCTTCCTGGGCCTTTGCATCCTGGCGGGAATCCTCATGGTCATTGCCATCGTGGTCCTGATGCTGCTGTGA